The following proteins come from a genomic window of Spirochaeta isovalerica:
- a CDS encoding SLC13 family permease, which translates to MTRETGKKITYFSFASLVMIVMMVLPIPDSIRNAGKGVLTQEGQIAMGLLLFCLVLWMTEAIPFHITGMLGVVLLAVFRVDTFKNIVSVGFGNHIIAFFIGVLILSAFITKSGLGKRISVYLLSRTGNSTAMIIFGFMLVGALLSMWITNMAVAAMLLPLGVAILEEEGCLRLKSNFGKALMIASVWGPLIGGIGTPAGAGPNPIAIGFLKEIAGVDLSFTQWMMFGVPAVFLLLPIGWILLMILFKPEIKHLKKTREELRHEFDNYPPMSREEKLTLVIFLITVVLWLTSGLLGRLLGIAIPTSMPVLFTATLFFFPGVTSLKWKEIEEDVSWSGIILVVSGISIGMMLYQSGAAGWLSFVLLGGIGSLSPLVRVGAIVLIVMILKVALSSNSVTATIVIPIMIALADNLGFDALSITLPASITASLAFILVTSSPTNVIPYSAGYFSIRDFAKSGIIMTVFTTIIVSLVIYTVGSFTGLY; encoded by the coding sequence ATGACCAGAGAAACCGGAAAAAAAATCACATATTTCTCTTTCGCCTCGCTGGTCATGATCGTCATGATGGTTCTTCCCATTCCCGATTCTATCCGGAATGCCGGGAAAGGAGTCCTGACGCAGGAGGGGCAGATCGCCATGGGGCTGCTTCTCTTCTGCCTGGTCCTCTGGATGACCGAAGCGATACCCTTTCACATAACGGGGATGCTGGGCGTTGTTCTTCTGGCCGTTTTCCGCGTTGACACCTTTAAAAACATTGTCAGCGTGGGCTTCGGGAACCATATAATCGCCTTTTTTATCGGTGTACTCATTCTTTCGGCCTTTATTACCAAATCGGGACTCGGAAAACGGATCAGCGTCTACCTTCTGTCCAGAACGGGAAACAGTACGGCCATGATTATCTTCGGATTCATGCTTGTAGGAGCCCTTTTATCCATGTGGATAACCAATATGGCTGTTGCGGCTATGCTGCTCCCTCTGGGAGTTGCCATTCTGGAAGAAGAGGGATGTCTCCGCCTGAAGAGCAATTTCGGGAAAGCTCTGATGATCGCATCGGTCTGGGGCCCTCTTATAGGGGGTATCGGAACTCCGGCGGGGGCCGGTCCCAATCCTATAGCCATCGGCTTTCTGAAAGAGATTGCCGGGGTCGATCTGAGTTTCACCCAGTGGATGATGTTCGGCGTACCCGCTGTTTTTCTGCTTCTTCCCATAGGGTGGATTCTGCTGATGATCTTGTTCAAACCGGAAATAAAGCACCTGAAAAAAACAAGGGAGGAACTGCGCCATGAGTTTGACAATTATCCTCCCATGAGCCGCGAAGAGAAACTGACTCTGGTTATATTTCTCATAACTGTTGTGCTCTGGCTGACCTCCGGACTTCTTGGAAGACTGCTGGGAATAGCCATTCCCACATCCATGCCGGTTCTTTTTACGGCAACTCTTTTCTTCTTTCCCGGAGTAACTTCGCTCAAGTGGAAGGAAATAGAAGAGGATGTGTCCTGGAGCGGAATTATTCTGGTCGTATCGGGTATTTCCATCGGCATGATGCTCTACCAGTCAGGAGCGGCCGGTTGGCTCTCTTTTGTTCTGCTGGGCGGTATCGGCAGTCTGTCTCCTCTTGTCAGAGTGGGGGCTATAGTTCTTATCGTAATGATTCTGAAAGTGGCGCTTTCGAGCAACAGCGTCACGGCGACGATTGTCATACCGATCATGATCGCACTGGCTGATAATCTGGGCTTTGATGCGCTCTCCATAACACTGCCGGCGTCCATTACGGCATCTCTGGCTTTCATTCTGGTAACATCGAGCCCGACCAATGTTATTCCCTATTCAGCGGGGTATTTTTCGATTCGCGATTTTGCAAAATCGGGAATAATTATGACAGTGTTCACAACGATCATAGTTTCACTGGTGATTTATACAGTCGGTTCTTTTACAGGTCTCTACTGA
- a CDS encoding succinate--CoA ligase subunit beta: MKLFEYQAKETFRKFGIETPGSVLIQSPGELGPAGAETGYPLVLKSQLLMGGRGKKGLIRLVKDEAQAVKECGELFDSEYGVGKILVEQAVDIKSELYLSITVDPVEAKHMIIACADGGVEIETLAVESPEKIIREYVDPDRGLMPFQIKNIGFSLGLEGDLLKKFSAVLANLYKAFVSSDAELIEINPLFITGEGKIIAGDGKLSIDDNSDFRQPSYEKTRDYYDSDAEYEASLEGIPYLQFDGDISLMCAGAGLTTTVYDLINYEGGTVANYLEFGGPNYKKAVRAMELCLKNDSKVILVVTFGTIARADVMAEGIVDAISRLKPDRPIVTCIRGTNEEEASRILKDAGLVPLYDTEEAVRKAVAIAKGEKS, encoded by the coding sequence ATGAAATTATTCGAGTATCAGGCCAAAGAGACATTCAGAAAATTCGGGATCGAAACGCCGGGAAGTGTTCTGATCCAAAGTCCCGGTGAGCTGGGACCGGCCGGTGCGGAAACCGGATATCCCCTTGTTCTCAAATCCCAGCTTCTGATGGGAGGACGCGGTAAAAAAGGCCTAATCCGCCTTGTGAAAGATGAAGCTCAGGCTGTAAAAGAATGCGGCGAGCTTTTCGATTCAGAATACGGTGTCGGAAAGATTCTCGTGGAACAGGCTGTCGATATCAAATCCGAATTGTACCTTTCCATAACCGTGGACCCTGTGGAGGCGAAACATATGATAATCGCCTGTGCGGACGGGGGAGTGGAGATAGAAACTCTTGCCGTTGAAAGCCCGGAAAAGATCATTCGCGAATATGTCGACCCCGACAGGGGGCTGATGCCTTTTCAGATCAAAAACATTGGATTTTCCCTGGGACTGGAAGGCGATCTGCTGAAGAAATTCTCAGCGGTTCTCGCCAATCTTTATAAAGCTTTTGTTTCGAGCGATGCGGAGCTGATAGAAATCAATCCCCTGTTTATTACAGGAGAGGGAAAAATCATAGCCGGAGACGGCAAACTGTCTATCGATGATAATTCGGATTTCCGACAGCCTTCATATGAGAAAACCCGGGATTATTATGATTCCGATGCGGAATACGAAGCATCGCTGGAAGGCATTCCCTATCTCCAGTTCGATGGCGATATCAGCCTCATGTGCGCCGGAGCGGGGTTGACGACCACAGTATACGACCTGATCAACTACGAAGGCGGCACAGTGGCCAATTATCTGGAATTCGGTGGGCCCAACTACAAGAAGGCTGTAAGAGCCATGGAACTGTGCCTGAAAAATGATTCAAAAGTCATTCTTGTGGTTACTTTCGGAACGATTGCCCGGGCCGATGTCATGGCCGAAGGGATCGTCGATGCCATTAGCAGGCTGAAACCGGACAGGCCGATTGTCACCTGTATCCGGGGAACCAATGAAGAAGAAGCGAGCCGGATCCTCAAAGACGCGGGACTTGTACCTCTCTATGATACGGAAGAGGCGGTGCGCAAGGCCGTTGCTATCGCGAAAGGGGAGAAGTCATGA
- a CDS encoding ROK family transcriptional regulator: MAKSDLPLRGNDIRIINEKLILGLIQRHGNLSQSEAVNLTGLKPPTILRIFANLENDKLITINKKTDILTEKKGRKPVYYKINAKAAYAIGVDFCSTSISVVIVDFNRKPVYSKFIDINEDHTGDSIFELICQMIQRGIDSKSIPKSRILGIGIGAPGKVDISSGSVIFYDRIEGLSDYPLRRKMAERFDTEIFVNNNCSVIAMNEYQYGTVSESQSLVTLLIRSGVGGAFINEGQVLTTKGSTTMEIGHTSIDYNGRQCECGEKGCLQSYLAEPAIIKDIQAVAPLKNFLEIDNLIKEDAEGVDNFIREKAFQMTKGLKMLSRVFSPDTFLIISRSPLYAEKLAFYTNELMQNDPCRFDNIEGLSIEHCAYNPVHAGQGAADLVFSDYFTH; the protein is encoded by the coding sequence ATGGCCAAATCTGACCTTCCTCTCCGCGGAAACGACATTAGAATAATAAATGAAAAGCTGATTCTGGGATTAATACAGAGGCACGGAAATCTGTCTCAGTCGGAAGCGGTGAATCTCACGGGCCTGAAACCGCCTACTATTTTACGCATATTTGCCAATCTTGAAAATGACAAACTCATCACTATTAATAAAAAAACAGATATATTGACTGAAAAAAAAGGCCGGAAACCTGTTTACTATAAAATTAATGCTAAAGCGGCCTATGCCATAGGCGTAGACTTCTGTTCCACTTCCATTTCCGTCGTCATAGTCGATTTCAACCGGAAACCTGTCTACAGTAAGTTTATAGACATCAATGAAGACCATACGGGAGACTCCATATTCGAGCTGATCTGTCAGATGATCCAGAGGGGAATCGATTCAAAATCCATACCGAAATCCCGGATCCTGGGTATAGGGATAGGGGCTCCGGGAAAAGTGGATATATCCTCGGGATCAGTGATTTTTTATGACAGGATCGAAGGGCTGTCCGACTACCCTCTTCGCCGGAAAATGGCAGAGCGCTTCGATACTGAGATCTTCGTAAACAATAACTGTTCGGTTATAGCCATGAATGAATACCAGTACGGCACAGTTTCCGAGTCCCAATCTCTCGTAACGCTTCTGATCCGAAGCGGCGTGGGCGGAGCCTTTATAAATGAGGGACAGGTTCTGACTACAAAAGGTTCGACAACTATGGAAATCGGTCACACATCCATTGATTATAATGGCAGACAATGTGAATGCGGTGAAAAAGGCTGCCTTCAGTCCTACCTGGCAGAACCGGCTATTATTAAAGACATACAGGCAGTAGCACCCTTAAAGAATTTCCTGGAGATTGACAATCTCATCAAAGAAGATGCCGAGGGAGTGGATAACTTTATACGGGAAAAAGCCTTTCAGATGACCAAAGGATTAAAAATGCTCAGCCGCGTTTTTTCACCGGACACCTTCCTTATTATATCGCGCTCTCCTCTCTATGCTGAAAAACTGGCCTTTTACACGAACGAACTGATGCAGAATGATCCCTGCCGATTCGATAATATTGAAGGCCTGTCAATTGAACACTGCGCCTACAACCCCGTTCACGCCGGACAGGGTGCTGCGGACCTCGTCTTTTCCGACTATTTTACACACTGA
- a CDS encoding transketolase, producing MSENNYKDLEDLAKDIRKKTIDSIGFLGVGHIGGAMSITDLLTILYYRKMHIDPDNPKMADRDKLVLSKGHAGPALYSTLAQKGFFPEEWLHTLNQGGTNLPSHCDMNRTPGIDMTTGSLGQGLSSAIGLTLAMKLDKSERNVFAIIGDGESQEGQNWEAAMTASQFKLNKLIAFTDYNKMQIDGYTSDIMSIDDPEAKWKAFGWNTDRVNGHSFAELDRAIDKARQSVDKPTMIIMDTIKGKGCSFAEGVITNHNMAFTYEQAKEAIEALD from the coding sequence ATGTCTGAAAACAATTACAAAGATCTCGAAGATCTGGCAAAAGATATCAGAAAAAAGACCATAGATTCTATCGGTTTTCTCGGTGTCGGACACATCGGAGGCGCTATGTCCATCACCGATTTGCTGACCATTCTTTATTACAGGAAAATGCATATTGATCCTGACAATCCGAAAATGGCAGACCGCGACAAACTCGTTCTTTCCAAAGGACACGCCGGTCCCGCCCTGTACAGCACGCTGGCGCAGAAAGGTTTTTTTCCCGAGGAATGGCTTCACACACTCAATCAGGGCGGCACAAACCTTCCCAGTCACTGCGATATGAACAGAACGCCGGGAATTGATATGACGACCGGTTCTCTCGGGCAGGGGCTTTCGTCGGCCATCGGCCTGACGCTGGCTATGAAGCTCGACAAGTCTGAACGCAATGTCTTTGCCATAATCGGTGACGGGGAATCCCAGGAGGGGCAGAACTGGGAAGCGGCTATGACGGCGTCCCAGTTCAAACTCAACAAGCTTATCGCATTTACGGATTACAACAAGATGCAGATAGATGGATACACCAGCGATATCATGTCCATCGATGATCCGGAAGCCAAATGGAAAGCCTTCGGGTGGAATACCGACAGAGTCAACGGACATAGTTTCGCGGAACTGGATAGAGCTATAGACAAAGCCCGTCAGTCGGTGGATAAGCCGACCATGATCATAATGGACACCATAAAAGGGAAAGGCTGTTCCTTTGCGGAAGGAGTCATCACGAATCACAACATGGCCTTTACGTATGAGCAGGCTAAAGAAGCCATAGAAGCGCTGGACTGA
- a CDS encoding RpiB/LacA/LacB family sugar-phosphate isomerase, with protein MDKIKLAIASDLSGFPLKKAVVEHLKENYADTIEVIDFGIESEDKPRPYFEQAPKVAKCVQSGEAEKGILICGTGQGMAIVSNKFKGVYASVVDSVFAAERSKIINNANIITMGGWITAPFLGTQIVDAWLSMAFTQKMEFKKDFLTNAFKEVQKLEDEIYG; from the coding sequence ATGGATAAAATAAAACTGGCGATCGCATCGGATCTTTCGGGATTTCCTTTGAAAAAAGCTGTTGTCGAACACTTGAAAGAAAACTATGCCGATACGATCGAGGTGATCGATTTCGGAATCGAGTCGGAAGACAAGCCCAGACCCTATTTCGAACAGGCGCCCAAGGTTGCCAAATGCGTACAGAGCGGTGAAGCGGAAAAGGGAATCCTTATTTGCGGAACGGGACAGGGAATGGCAATTGTTTCCAATAAATTCAAAGGAGTTTATGCATCGGTCGTAGACAGCGTATTTGCTGCAGAGCGGAGCAAGATCATAAACAATGCCAACATCATCACAATGGGCGGTTGGATTACAGCACCTTTCCTGGGAACGCAGATAGTAGACGCCTGGTTATCAATGGCTTTCACCCAGAAGATGGAGTTTAAAAAAGATTTCCTGACAAATGCTTTTAAAGAGGTCCAGAAACTGGAGGATGAGATCTATGGCTGA
- a CDS encoding ABC transporter substrate-binding protein, whose translation MRKITFLVLSLTLLAAGTLFANGQQDKEKEIVLKWPSIWVGEDSKAGAVAELVDQFNADNAGKIRVEVEAQPDYDGYEQKIRTSIAAGIVPDIFTMKLNPTTKAYYESPLLMDFSKELNGGWGKDFNAGTVAQATVDGMVKSLPYEVAITPVWYNMDLFKKAGVSKYPQTYAEFLDAAAKLKAAGFIPTSQMTGGSNAWTSMLWYSHFLASFGGPDVYANPFGTDAYVKAAEVLLAMYSDGNTSIDAIGGDAGVSGGHYLAGESAMFINGPWYIGRVKSEAPAVYSATEVGPAPAAGNNKGAMVGFLQTNFAAAANADDPEKAAAAVKFIKWMTKSENVAKISAASGAMFAVKYDSSSITDELMGKFINASNDASFTIPHLEGVVTSDVITEFGQALGKMALGEATPEEFVEMLKKVQDQ comes from the coding sequence ATGAGAAAAATTACTTTTCTGGTTCTATCACTGACTCTTCTTGCTGCAGGAACTCTGTTTGCAAACGGTCAGCAGGATAAAGAAAAAGAAATCGTGCTGAAATGGCCCTCGATCTGGGTTGGAGAGGACTCAAAAGCAGGTGCAGTCGCAGAGCTGGTTGATCAGTTCAATGCCGACAATGCCGGAAAGATCAGAGTCGAAGTTGAGGCTCAGCCTGACTACGACGGATATGAGCAGAAAATCAGAACTTCCATAGCCGCCGGAATCGTTCCCGATATTTTTACAATGAAACTTAATCCCACAACTAAAGCTTATTACGAATCTCCCCTTCTGATGGATTTCTCGAAAGAGCTCAATGGGGGATGGGGAAAAGATTTCAATGCCGGAACAGTTGCCCAGGCAACAGTTGACGGAATGGTAAAATCACTCCCTTACGAAGTTGCCATTACACCTGTATGGTACAACATGGATCTTTTCAAAAAAGCCGGTGTTTCAAAATATCCCCAGACCTATGCGGAATTCCTCGATGCGGCAGCCAAACTTAAAGCAGCCGGATTTATTCCCACATCGCAGATGACCGGCGGATCAAACGCCTGGACATCCATGCTATGGTATTCCCATTTCCTCGCTTCTTTCGGCGGGCCCGATGTATATGCCAATCCTTTCGGAACAGATGCCTATGTTAAAGCGGCCGAAGTTCTCCTGGCCATGTACAGCGACGGCAATACATCCATTGATGCAATCGGTGGAGATGCCGGTGTTTCCGGCGGCCACTACCTGGCAGGCGAATCAGCCATGTTCATAAACGGCCCCTGGTATATCGGACGTGTAAAATCCGAAGCACCCGCTGTTTACAGCGCGACTGAAGTCGGTCCCGCTCCTGCTGCAGGAAACAATAAAGGCGCCATGGTAGGTTTCCTTCAGACGAACTTCGCAGCAGCCGCCAACGCTGACGATCCCGAAAAAGCCGCAGCCGCTGTCAAATTCATAAAATGGATGACAAAATCGGAAAACGTGGCAAAGATTTCAGCTGCTTCCGGAGCTATGTTCGCCGTTAAATACGATTCATCTTCCATCACGGATGAACTGATGGGTAAATTCATCAACGCTTCAAATGATGCATCATTCACCATCCCCCATCTGGAAGGTGTTGTAACTTCCGATGTTATCACCGAATTCGGTCAGGCTCTCGGCAAAATGGCCCTCGGCGAAGCGACTCCCGAAGAGTTCGTTGAAATGTTGAAAAAAGTTCAGGACCAGTAA
- a CDS encoding transketolase family protein, producing the protein MSDKDMREVYTETLIEMAGTDERICVLEADLMRATGTGSFKDKFPERAFNVGVAEANMVGVASGLSAGGKIPWAATFGCFAARRTYDQFFISANYAQQNVKLVGTDPGVTAAFNGGTHMPFEDTGLMRCIPGLVIFEPCDSVSLKSLIKQATEHKGSTYMRLQRKGKYTLYSDTDEVILGKGNVLKEGDDLTIIASGYVMVPETLAAADLLIEEGIKARVIDMHTVKPLDRKLVVESAEKTGAILVCENHQKAGGLFSAVSECLGEEFPVPVAAVAVEDQFGQVGTLEYLKEAYGFTKENIVKKAKELMGRK; encoded by the coding sequence ATGTCTGATAAAGATATGAGAGAAGTATACACTGAGACGCTTATTGAAATGGCCGGAACGGATGAGAGGATCTGCGTTCTTGAAGCAGACCTTATGCGGGCCACGGGAACCGGATCATTCAAAGATAAATTCCCCGAAAGAGCCTTCAATGTCGGTGTCGCCGAAGCCAATATGGTCGGAGTCGCTTCAGGACTTTCAGCAGGTGGGAAAATCCCCTGGGCCGCCACATTCGGTTGTTTCGCCGCCAGAAGAACCTACGACCAGTTTTTTATCTCGGCCAATTATGCGCAACAGAATGTGAAGCTGGTCGGTACGGATCCCGGCGTTACCGCCGCTTTTAACGGGGGAACCCATATGCCTTTCGAGGATACCGGACTAATGCGGTGTATCCCCGGGCTTGTGATTTTCGAGCCCTGTGACAGCGTATCCCTCAAATCCCTGATCAAACAGGCGACGGAACATAAGGGAAGCACTTATATGCGCCTTCAGAGAAAAGGGAAATACACACTTTACAGCGATACCGATGAAGTCATTCTCGGAAAAGGGAATGTTTTAAAAGAGGGTGATGACCTGACTATCATTGCCAGCGGCTATGTTATGGTTCCTGAGACTCTCGCCGCAGCTGACCTCCTCATTGAAGAGGGCATAAAGGCCCGGGTTATCGATATGCACACCGTCAAGCCGCTGGACAGAAAACTTGTTGTAGAAAGTGCGGAAAAGACCGGAGCTATCCTCGTTTGTGAAAACCACCAGAAAGCGGGAGGACTCTTCAGCGCCGTTAGCGAATGTCTGGGAGAAGAATTTCCCGTTCCGGTTGCCGCCGTCGCGGTTGAAGATCAGTTCGGTCAGGTCGGGACTCTGGAGTACCTGAAAGAAGCTTACGGATTTACAAAAGAAAATATAGTGAAAAAAGCCAAAGAGCTAATGGGGAGGAAATAG
- the sucD gene encoding succinate--CoA ligase subunit alpha, whose product MSIFIDETTKVLVQGITGKEGSFWTNHMIGCGTNVVAGVTPGKEGQQVEGREVFHSVRRAVDKVDVEASMLFVPPRFTKDAVFEALDAGIKKIVTVADGIPLHDAVQIRKAAVSEGAMVIGGNTSGVISPGKAMMGFFPYWIERVYKPGRIGVMTRSGSLTNEVTAMVVKAGFGVSSLIGIGGDPVPGTRFAEMLPLYEADGETDAVVIIGELGGSMEEECAEMKRQGLFTKPLVAFLGGRTAPEGKRMGHAGAIVSGGKGSVVDKIKAIESVGGKVAERPRFVGDYLKELL is encoded by the coding sequence ATGAGCATATTCATCGATGAGACAACAAAAGTTCTTGTTCAGGGGATTACGGGGAAGGAAGGCAGTTTCTGGACCAATCATATGATAGGCTGCGGAACAAATGTGGTAGCCGGAGTCACTCCCGGAAAAGAGGGGCAGCAGGTTGAAGGGCGCGAAGTCTTTCACTCGGTAAGACGAGCTGTGGACAAGGTGGATGTCGAAGCCTCCATGCTTTTCGTGCCGCCCCGCTTTACGAAAGACGCCGTATTCGAAGCCCTCGATGCGGGGATAAAAAAAATTGTAACAGTTGCCGACGGCATACCGCTCCACGACGCGGTTCAGATCAGAAAAGCCGCCGTTTCAGAAGGTGCCATGGTCATCGGAGGAAACACCTCGGGAGTCATCTCTCCGGGCAAAGCCATGATGGGTTTCTTTCCCTACTGGATTGAAAGAGTCTACAAACCGGGCAGAATCGGCGTCATGACCAGAAGCGGATCCCTTACGAACGAGGTCACGGCAATGGTTGTGAAAGCGGGTTTCGGCGTTTCATCGCTCATCGGTATCGGGGGAGATCCCGTGCCTGGAACGCGATTTGCAGAAATGCTTCCCCTCTATGAAGCTGACGGGGAAACCGATGCGGTTGTCATTATCGGCGAGCTCGGGGGCTCCATGGAAGAAGAATGTGCTGAAATGAAGAGACAGGGACTTTTTACCAAACCGCTTGTAGCTTTTCTCGGTGGACGGACAGCTCCCGAAGGAAAGAGAATGGGCCACGCCGGCGCTATCGTTTCCGGAGGCAAAGGTTCTGTTGTCGACAAAATCAAGGCGATCGAGAGCGTTGGTGGAAAAGTTGCCGAAAGACCACGTTTCGTCGGGGACTATCTGAAGGAACTTCTATGA
- a CDS encoding aldehyde dehydrogenase family protein encodes MAETAQMISSLVEKARAAQKIAAGYSQQQLDDICFAVAWEVYNDENIKILAEMAVEETGMGNVPDKIAKHKGKVLGVINDVKGVKSTGCIEEIPEKKIKKYAKPVGVVGALTPVTNPTATPASNGVSILKGGNAVIFAPHPRSKKASAKAVEFMRRGLKKVGAPEDLIQIVKEPSIEATGELMKQVDLVLATGGSAMVKAAYSSGTPAYGVGPGNSVQIIAEDADWKDAVAKVVLSKCFDNATSCSSENSIIVEDSIYENVLKELEEAGTYVCRGEERKTLEEWMWIPGKTGHRSINPAIIAKSAEDIAAGAGLKVPAGTRILLVEGVDAIEDDFFSLEKLSPVLTIFKYRGFDRAMEILIRLTDNCGTGHSCGIHTKNNDYMERMSLQMRTSRIMINQPQAPANGGNFFNGMASTTTLGCGTWGGNITTENITYKHFLNVTYVSEWFAPVKPTDDEIWGDFFRRYE; translated from the coding sequence ATGGCTGAAACAGCGCAGATGATATCTTCACTTGTTGAAAAAGCCCGCGCGGCTCAGAAAATCGCAGCCGGCTACTCGCAGCAACAGCTTGATGACATCTGTTTCGCTGTCGCCTGGGAAGTCTATAATGATGAGAATATCAAAATCCTGGCGGAAATGGCTGTCGAAGAGACGGGAATGGGAAATGTTCCGGATAAAATCGCAAAGCACAAAGGAAAAGTGCTGGGAGTCATCAACGATGTAAAAGGCGTAAAGTCCACGGGCTGCATTGAAGAAATTCCTGAAAAGAAAATAAAAAAATACGCCAAACCTGTCGGTGTGGTCGGAGCTTTGACACCGGTGACAAACCCCACGGCAACTCCTGCCAGTAATGGGGTTTCGATTCTCAAAGGGGGTAATGCTGTCATTTTCGCGCCCCATCCCCGTTCAAAAAAAGCATCGGCCAAAGCCGTCGAGTTTATGCGCAGGGGACTGAAAAAGGTCGGCGCTCCGGAAGATCTTATCCAGATTGTGAAAGAGCCCTCAATAGAAGCCACCGGCGAACTGATGAAACAGGTCGATCTGGTTCTGGCCACAGGCGGCAGCGCCATGGTGAAAGCTGCCTATTCGAGCGGGACGCCCGCCTATGGGGTCGGACCGGGAAATTCAGTGCAGATTATCGCGGAAGATGCGGACTGGAAAGATGCTGTAGCCAAGGTTGTGCTCAGCAAATGTTTTGATAACGCCACATCCTGTTCTTCGGAAAACTCCATCATTGTCGAGGATTCCATTTACGAAAATGTCCTGAAGGAACTGGAGGAAGCGGGAACCTATGTCTGCAGAGGTGAAGAGAGAAAAACTCTGGAGGAATGGATGTGGATTCCCGGCAAAACAGGGCATCGCTCCATTAACCCTGCCATAATCGCCAAATCTGCAGAAGATATTGCCGCGGGTGCGGGATTGAAGGTCCCCGCAGGGACGAGGATACTTCTCGTAGAGGGAGTCGACGCTATCGAGGATGATTTTTTCAGTCTGGAAAAACTATCTCCTGTTCTTACTATTTTCAAGTATAGGGGCTTCGATCGGGCTATGGAAATTCTCATCAGGTTGACAGATAACTGCGGAACAGGGCACTCCTGCGGTATTCATACAAAGAATAACGACTATATGGAGCGGATGTCTCTTCAAATGCGGACCAGCCGGATTATGATCAACCAGCCGCAGGCTCCGGCAAACGGCGGTAATTTTTTCAACGGCATGGCTTCGACCACAACTCTGGGCTGCGGAACCTGGGGCGGCAATATCACGACGGAAAACATCACTTATAAACATTTTCTCAATGTGACTTATGTGTCAGAGTGGTTTGCTCCGGTCAAACCGACTGATGATGAGATCTGGGGCGACTTCTTCAGGAGATACGAATGA
- a CDS encoding carbohydrate ABC transporter permease gives MKKNKNIKMILLFLVPVAFLYISFFIYPLAFVLGTSLTEWNGISAMKFIGLGNYKKLLTDGTFLLSIKNNIIWALSGGFIQIPLATMVALILARKPRGWKTLRTIYFLPNIISAVAIAMMWKAIYNPMYGFLNAFLNLFGIEGHNWLGETATALPAVIAQTVLYIGYFMVIIFAATTTIPKSFYEAAEIDGCTTLQQEWYITLPMIRGILVTTITLAMAYGMRHFEATFLMTSGGPAHSTSVMGLVLYNKMDAFRLGEANATGTILILLGTVVIVLIRKLLSRGDAGSDSVQ, from the coding sequence ATGAAAAAAAATAAAAATATCAAAATGATATTGCTTTTCCTTGTTCCCGTTGCCTTTCTCTACATAAGTTTTTTTATTTATCCTCTGGCATTCGTACTGGGAACAAGTCTGACTGAGTGGAATGGCATATCGGCCATGAAGTTTATTGGTCTTGGCAATTATAAAAAGCTTTTAACCGATGGAACATTCCTCCTATCTATAAAAAACAATATAATTTGGGCTTTATCAGGTGGTTTCATTCAGATACCGCTGGCGACGATGGTGGCGTTAATACTTGCAAGGAAACCCAGAGGATGGAAGACGCTGAGAACCATTTACTTCCTTCCAAATATTATTTCCGCCGTTGCAATCGCTATGATGTGGAAAGCCATTTACAACCCCATGTACGGTTTTCTCAATGCCTTTTTAAATCTTTTCGGCATCGAAGGCCATAACTGGCTGGGAGAAACAGCCACAGCTTTGCCGGCGGTTATAGCCCAGACCGTTCTTTATATCGGCTATTTCATGGTTATCATATTTGCGGCTACGACAACCATCCCCAAATCCTTTTACGAAGCCGCAGAGATCGACGGCTGCACAACTCTTCAGCAGGAATGGTATATAACCCTGCCAATGATCAGAGGGATACTTGTCACAACCATAACCCTGGCCATGGCTTATGGAATGAGACATTTCGAAGCGACATTCCTCATGACCAGCGGGGGACCTGCCCATTCGACTTCGGTTATGGGTCTGGTTCTCTACAACAAAATGGACGCATTCCGGTTAGGAGAAGCCAATGCGACAGGAACCATTCTGATTCTTCTGGGAACTGTGGTCATTGTTCTCATTCGAAAACTTCTTTCCCGGGGAGATGCCGGATCCGATTCGGTACAGTAG